From Microbacterium sp. LWH11-1.2, one genomic window encodes:
- a CDS encoding SseB family protein, translating into MALFSRRKKSSDDAVAPAADAPETESRTPADDAAETAVAEPVAAAPTIGISVQAFRGVGEEAGPEVALPDPEAAPGAAASASPSAPSGLPTPRPSAAQPAPQLAIPQDRRLPLAPSLPPEQTETIAGMKDNVLLREALKEVEAGATNEQLLGVMRQALQGHLYIRVIGDARTQISEGKPLAVAVVRDAERQFMLAFSSAAAVRDSVQLEDDPAASSAVAQPVTSVLQQVVSGDFAGLIVDNASAPHRVVFPTELLQKTLDQADVDMTVKSLLAAPREQDSAAKVGEALASKRMWVAVNDGSGTGQVGIAEAQTTDGRRFLQLFSHPLEVIALGRGDRPLPFEPEQLAKVLSSHAEMAGVIVDTAGPSIVVERDALAPVLVLAVDLDD; encoded by the coding sequence ATGGCCCTCTTCTCCCGCCGCAAGAAGTCCAGCGACGACGCCGTCGCCCCGGCAGCAGACGCCCCCGAGACCGAATCGCGCACGCCCGCCGACGACGCAGCCGAGACGGCTGTCGCCGAACCGGTCGCCGCGGCGCCCACGATCGGCATCTCCGTCCAGGCGTTCCGCGGCGTCGGTGAGGAAGCCGGCCCCGAGGTCGCTCTGCCCGACCCCGAGGCGGCGCCCGGGGCAGCGGCATCCGCTTCTCCGTCGGCCCCGTCGGGTCTGCCGACTCCGCGGCCGTCGGCGGCGCAGCCCGCCCCGCAGCTCGCGATTCCGCAGGACCGGCGGCTCCCGCTCGCGCCGAGCCTGCCGCCCGAGCAGACCGAGACCATCGCCGGGATGAAGGACAACGTCCTGCTCCGCGAGGCCCTCAAGGAGGTCGAGGCCGGCGCGACGAACGAGCAGCTGCTCGGCGTCATGCGCCAGGCTCTGCAGGGGCACCTGTACATCCGCGTGATCGGCGACGCGCGCACGCAGATCAGCGAGGGCAAGCCGCTCGCGGTCGCGGTCGTCCGTGATGCCGAGCGCCAGTTCATGCTCGCGTTCAGCTCCGCTGCCGCCGTGCGCGACTCGGTGCAGTTGGAAGACGATCCCGCCGCGAGCTCGGCGGTGGCGCAGCCGGTCACCTCCGTGCTGCAGCAGGTGGTGTCCGGCGACTTCGCGGGTCTCATCGTGGACAACGCCTCCGCACCGCACCGCGTGGTGTTCCCGACCGAGCTGCTGCAGAAGACGCTCGATCAGGCCGACGTCGACATGACGGTCAAGTCGCTCCTCGCCGCGCCGCGGGAACAGGACTCCGCCGCGAAGGTCGGGGAGGCGCTCGCGTCGAAGCGCATGTGGGTGGCCGTGAACGACGGCAGCGGCACCGGTCAGGTCGGCATCGCCGAGGCGCAGACCACCGACGGTCGGCGGTTCCTGCAGCTCTTCTCGCATCCGCTCGAGGTCATCGCGCTCGGCCGGGGCGATCGGCCGCTGCCGTTCGAACCCGAGCAGCTCGCCAAGGTGCTCTCGAGTCACGCCGAGATGGCCGGCGTGATCGTCGACACCGCGGGGCCGTCGATCGTCGTCGAGCGCGACGCGCTCGCACCGGTCCTGGTGCTCGCGGTCGACCTCGACGACTGA
- a CDS encoding UvrD-helicase domain-containing protein — protein MTEAPLIVPGTAGPRSAGAEGQDDLLAGLNPQQLEAVTYRGPALLIVAGAGSGKTSVLTRRIASLLRGREAWPSQILAITFTNKAAGEMRERVAGLIGDAARGMWISTFHSACVRILRREAEQFGFTKTFTIYDSGDSRALIKRLVKEHEADAYGLTPASVQSRISKLKNELSDAESYARQANMSDPTERIFVELFADYQRQLQKANAFDFDDLIGQTVYLFRAFPQVADTYRRRFRHILVDEYQDTNHAQYALIHELTRPVSSDAPDPYASNGMMIFEPETTPALGGASLTVVGDSDQSIYAFRGADIRNISEFERDFPGARVVLLEQNYRSTQNILSAANAVIGNNFDRKDKKLWSDKGDGDAIIGFTGYSQHDEAQFVADEIEVLRRAGMPYSEMAVFYRTNSQSRALEEIFIRSAVPYKIMGGTKFYERAEIKDALAYLVAVANPADEMSVRRILNKPRRGIGDVTETAIARFAEEHGISFRDALANSAQLGFGPKIQAAIAHLDAVLAEATAIMLPASGELPAPTTVADGLSLLLSKSGYLDSLRASRDPQDEARVENLDEFVAVARDFARNNPEGTIVDFLTEVALVSDADDLDDESGTVSLMTMHTAKGLEYDAVFVTGVEEDLIPHRISAGEPGGPQEERRLFYVGITRARKRLHLSLAMTRAQFGEVTVAMPSRFLQEIPAALIDWRQSPGDVNSRGGMQSRALNARRSGGFGGSGSGSGDRFGVKALPGRDSLKPLSTAMDKFPNRVTAKMRDNGDLELTAGDRIRHVDFGEGRVDAVTGEGAKRIAHVRFDTAGQKKLLIKVAPIEKI, from the coding sequence ATGACCGAAGCTCCCCTCATCGTCCCCGGAACCGCCGGTCCCCGCTCCGCAGGGGCCGAGGGACAGGACGACCTCCTCGCCGGACTGAACCCGCAGCAGCTCGAAGCCGTCACCTATCGCGGACCCGCGCTGCTCATCGTCGCGGGCGCCGGATCCGGCAAGACGAGCGTGCTCACGCGCCGCATCGCGTCGCTGCTCCGCGGCCGCGAGGCGTGGCCGAGCCAGATCCTCGCGATCACGTTCACGAACAAGGCTGCGGGCGAGATGCGCGAGCGCGTCGCCGGACTCATCGGCGACGCCGCGCGCGGCATGTGGATCTCGACGTTCCACTCCGCGTGCGTGCGCATCCTGCGCCGCGAGGCCGAGCAGTTCGGGTTCACGAAGACGTTCACGATCTACGACTCGGGTGACTCGCGCGCGCTCATCAAGCGCCTCGTGAAGGAGCACGAGGCCGATGCCTACGGCCTCACCCCGGCCTCCGTGCAGTCGCGCATCTCGAAGCTCAAGAACGAGCTCTCCGATGCCGAGTCGTACGCCCGCCAGGCCAACATGAGCGACCCGACCGAGCGCATCTTCGTCGAGCTGTTCGCCGACTACCAGCGGCAGCTGCAGAAGGCCAACGCCTTCGACTTCGACGATCTCATCGGTCAGACGGTGTACCTCTTCCGTGCCTTCCCGCAGGTCGCCGACACCTATCGGCGCCGCTTCCGGCACATCCTGGTCGACGAGTACCAGGACACCAACCACGCGCAGTACGCGCTGATCCACGAGCTGACGAGGCCGGTCTCCTCCGACGCTCCCGATCCGTATGCCTCGAACGGCATGATGATCTTCGAACCTGAGACGACCCCCGCCCTCGGCGGTGCCTCGCTCACGGTGGTCGGCGACTCCGACCAGTCGATCTACGCGTTCCGCGGCGCCGACATCCGCAACATCAGCGAGTTCGAACGCGACTTCCCGGGTGCGCGGGTGGTGCTGCTCGAGCAGAACTACCGCTCGACCCAGAACATCCTGTCCGCGGCGAACGCCGTCATCGGCAACAACTTCGACCGCAAGGACAAGAAGCTCTGGAGCGACAAGGGCGACGGCGACGCCATCATCGGCTTCACCGGCTACTCGCAGCACGATGAGGCGCAGTTCGTGGCCGACGAGATCGAGGTGCTGCGCCGAGCCGGCATGCCGTACTCGGAGATGGCCGTGTTCTACCGCACCAACTCGCAGTCCCGCGCGCTGGAGGAGATCTTCATCCGCTCCGCGGTGCCGTACAAGATCATGGGCGGCACGAAGTTCTACGAGCGCGCCGAGATCAAGGACGCGCTCGCCTACCTCGTCGCTGTCGCGAACCCGGCCGACGAGATGTCGGTGCGCCGCATCCTGAACAAGCCGCGCCGCGGCATCGGCGACGTCACGGAGACCGCGATCGCTCGCTTCGCAGAGGAGCACGGCATCAGCTTCCGCGATGCCCTGGCCAACTCGGCGCAACTCGGCTTCGGCCCGAAGATCCAGGCCGCGATCGCGCACCTCGACGCCGTTCTCGCCGAGGCCACGGCGATCATGCTCCCGGCATCCGGCGAGCTCCCGGCCCCGACCACCGTCGCCGACGGCTTGAGCCTGCTGCTCTCGAAGAGCGGGTACCTCGATTCGCTCCGGGCGAGCCGCGACCCGCAGGACGAGGCCCGCGTCGAGAACCTCGACGAGTTCGTCGCCGTCGCCCGCGACTTCGCGCGCAACAACCCCGAGGGCACGATCGTCGACTTCCTCACCGAGGTCGCGCTGGTGTCGGATGCCGACGACCTCGACGACGAGTCCGGAACGGTCTCCCTGATGACGATGCACACGGCGAAGGGCCTCGAATACGACGCCGTGTTCGTCACGGGCGTCGAGGAAGACCTCATCCCGCATCGCATCTCGGCGGGCGAGCCCGGAGGCCCCCAGGAGGAGCGCCGACTGTTCTACGTCGGCATCACCCGGGCCCGCAAGCGGCTGCACCTCTCGCTCGCGATGACCAGGGCGCAGTTCGGCGAGGTCACGGTCGCGATGCCCAGTCGCTTCCTGCAGGAGATCCCCGCGGCGCTGATCGACTGGCGCCAGTCGCCGGGCGACGTCAACTCGCGTGGGGGCATGCAGTCGCGTGCCCTGAACGCGCGTCGTTCCGGCGGATTCGGCGGATCGGGCTCGGGTTCGGGCGACCGGTTCGGCGTCAAGGCGCTGCCGGGCAGGGATTCGCTAAAGCCGCTCTCGACAGCGATGGACAAGTTCCCCAACCGCGTCACCGCCAAGATGCGCGACAACGGCGACCTCGAGCTCACCGCAGGTGATCGCATCCGTCACGTCGACTTCGGCGAGGGCAGGGTCGATGCCGTGACCGGTGAGGGCGCGAAGCGCATCGCGCACGTGCGCTTCGACACCGCGGGGCAGAAGAAGCTGCTCATCAAGGTCGCGCCGATCGAGAAGATCTAG
- a CDS encoding lamin tail domain-containing protein: MPRLHYAAAVTAVCALSAAALLATPVAAVGADPGIRPVEEAPGVTASAGLVLNEIIYDDAATGLADQVELYNAGTESVALDGWYISDEKRDTFGSAPEGTSLAPGEFLVLQKDVDFGFGLGKGDEVVLFDPAGAEIDAYAYENTAPLSDWSRCPDGTGEWAHATAATPGAANDCSVTPVDGAIVINEVDSQPADWVEFHNPGDAALDISGYEVRDNSDDHRWQFLPGTTIEAGAFLVVEEGTIGLVGGAEAAFRDPIGIGSADRIRLYDAGGTMIDDTLPWSGHAAIDGDFAAATLARCPDGEGAFLLAHPTPGAANSCVMPDVVINEIESNGDATDWVEIVNTGATAVDLSGWSVMDNDPNGHAAETTPLPAGTILEPGAFFVFDQPANFVFGLGNGDTVTIRDANGNTVDEHVYAAHAEGVWARCADGTGEFADVAVSTKGLRNACGNPVRINEVESDGGSPDDWVELVNPTTAALDVSGVVVKDDDDAHAYAIPAGTSIAAGGYLVVEREQLGFGLGGGDTVRLFDGDLLIDETTWGEGHAATTWGRCPDATGVFATTTESTKGAANVCDGEVTVSPWPGSADVRALDGVPTFLEDSSGLDVQETADGLFLWAVDNGEGRIWKLEAHADGSVEKVDGWEDGKRVRFQKDAEDPGAAGPDTEGITVDGAGAVYVASERDNSAKGVNQNVVLKVAPDAAAGDLVAEQEWDLTALLPAVGANLGMEAVQWVPDAALAGKLFDDNTGAAYDPSAYAGHGDGLFFVAVEDNGHVYAFALAADGTATLVSEIAPGLPGVMALDYDGVRNTLWAVCDDGCQGRSAEITLNGTAKPGVAHYARPAGMPDINNEGFATAPASLSVDGQRPVWWFADGFASEALRVGTLPGVDGENPGGENPGGETPPLPGTDLVDGNRNGVTVDPAVATRGQKVTVTVGADAAGEDVAVWMYSDPVRIATGSLSASGALNVTIPADAALGAHRIAVYAADGTLLGWADIRITAASGGLAATGAELPIAAIALALMLLTAGGIAVGRRRRTA, encoded by the coding sequence ATGCCCCGCCTGCACTACGCAGCGGCGGTCACGGCCGTCTGCGCCCTCAGCGCCGCCGCCCTGCTCGCCACCCCGGTCGCCGCGGTCGGCGCCGATCCCGGCATCCGTCCCGTCGAGGAGGCTCCGGGCGTCACCGCGTCCGCGGGTCTCGTGCTCAACGAGATCATCTACGACGACGCAGCGACCGGTCTCGCCGATCAGGTCGAGCTCTACAATGCCGGCACCGAGTCGGTCGCCCTCGACGGCTGGTACATCTCCGACGAGAAGCGCGACACGTTCGGATCTGCGCCGGAAGGCACGTCGCTGGCGCCGGGGGAGTTCCTCGTTCTTCAGAAGGATGTCGACTTCGGCTTCGGGCTGGGCAAGGGCGACGAGGTCGTGCTGTTCGACCCGGCCGGTGCGGAGATCGACGCCTACGCGTACGAGAACACCGCGCCGCTGTCGGACTGGTCGCGGTGCCCTGACGGCACAGGGGAGTGGGCGCACGCGACGGCAGCGACACCCGGTGCGGCCAACGACTGCTCGGTGACCCCCGTCGACGGTGCGATCGTCATCAACGAGGTGGATTCGCAGCCGGCCGACTGGGTGGAGTTCCACAACCCCGGCGACGCGGCACTCGACATCTCGGGCTACGAGGTCCGCGACAACTCGGATGACCACCGCTGGCAGTTCCTGCCCGGCACGACGATCGAGGCGGGAGCCTTCCTCGTCGTGGAGGAGGGCACGATCGGACTCGTCGGAGGCGCGGAAGCGGCATTCCGCGATCCGATCGGCATCGGCAGCGCCGACCGCATCCGTCTCTACGACGCCGGTGGCACGATGATCGACGACACGCTGCCCTGGTCCGGACACGCGGCCATCGACGGGGACTTCGCCGCAGCGACGCTCGCACGCTGCCCCGACGGCGAGGGCGCGTTCCTGCTGGCCCACCCCACCCCGGGTGCGGCGAACTCCTGCGTGATGCCGGACGTCGTCATCAACGAGATCGAGTCGAACGGCGATGCCACCGACTGGGTCGAGATCGTCAACACCGGAGCGACGGCGGTCGACCTCTCGGGGTGGTCCGTGATGGACAACGATCCGAACGGCCATGCCGCGGAGACCACGCCGCTTCCGGCCGGCACGATCCTCGAGCCCGGCGCCTTCTTCGTGTTCGACCAGCCCGCGAACTTCGTGTTCGGGCTCGGCAACGGCGACACCGTGACGATCCGCGACGCCAACGGGAACACGGTCGACGAGCACGTCTACGCGGCGCACGCCGAGGGCGTCTGGGCGCGCTGCGCCGACGGCACGGGCGAGTTCGCCGATGTGGCCGTGTCGACCAAGGGACTCCGCAACGCCTGCGGCAACCCCGTGCGCATCAACGAGGTCGAGTCCGACGGCGGCTCCCCGGACGACTGGGTGGAGCTCGTGAACCCGACGACGGCGGCCCTCGACGTCTCGGGCGTCGTCGTGAAGGACGATGACGACGCACACGCGTATGCGATCCCCGCCGGCACCTCGATCGCGGCCGGCGGATACCTCGTCGTCGAGCGCGAGCAGCTGGGCTTCGGTCTCGGCGGCGGCGACACGGTGCGCCTGTTCGACGGAGACCTGCTGATCGACGAGACCACCTGGGGTGAGGGCCACGCGGCGACCACGTGGGGCCGCTGCCCCGACGCCACCGGGGTCTTCGCGACCACGACCGAGTCCACGAAGGGCGCGGCGAACGTCTGCGACGGCGAGGTCACGGTCTCGCCGTGGCCCGGCTCCGCCGACGTGCGCGCGCTCGACGGCGTCCCGACCTTCCTCGAGGACAGCTCGGGCCTCGACGTGCAGGAGACCGCCGACGGCTTGTTCCTCTGGGCGGTCGACAACGGCGAAGGGCGCATCTGGAAGCTCGAGGCGCATGCCGACGGCTCGGTGGAGAAGGTCGACGGCTGGGAGGACGGCAAGCGCGTCCGCTTCCAGAAGGACGCCGAGGACCCGGGAGCCGCAGGTCCTGACACCGAGGGCATCACGGTCGACGGCGCAGGCGCGGTCTACGTCGCCTCCGAACGCGACAACAGCGCCAAGGGCGTGAACCAGAACGTCGTGCTGAAGGTGGCCCCGGATGCCGCGGCGGGAGACCTCGTCGCGGAGCAGGAGTGGGATCTGACCGCGCTGCTGCCGGCCGTCGGAGCCAACCTCGGCATGGAGGCCGTCCAGTGGGTGCCTGACGCGGCGCTCGCCGGAAAGCTCTTCGACGACAACACCGGAGCCGCGTACGACCCGTCGGCATACGCCGGGCACGGAGACGGGCTGTTCTTCGTCGCCGTCGAGGACAACGGACACGTCTACGCCTTCGCGCTCGCCGCGGACGGCACGGCGACGCTGGTGTCGGAGATCGCCCCAGGCCTCCCCGGGGTCATGGCGCTCGACTACGACGGCGTGCGGAACACGCTGTGGGCGGTCTGCGACGACGGATGCCAGGGCCGCTCGGCCGAGATCACCCTGAACGGCACCGCGAAGCCGGGTGTCGCGCACTACGCGCGCCCCGCCGGGATGCCCGACATCAACAACGAGGGCTTCGCCACGGCTCCGGCCTCGCTGTCGGTCGACGGTCAGCGCCCGGTCTGGTGGTTCGCCGACGGCTTCGCGTCGGAGGCGCTGCGCGTCGGGACCCTCCCGGGTGTCGACGGCGAGAACCCCGGCGGGGAGAACCCCGGTGGCGAGACGCCGCCGCTGCCCGGCACGGATCTGGTCGACGGCAACCGCAACGGCGTGACGGTCGACCCGGCGGTCGCGACGCGAGGCCAGAAGGTCACCGTCACGGTCGGAGCGGATGCCGCCGGCGAGGACGTCGCGGTGTGGATGTACTCCGACCCGGTGCGCATCGCGACCGGATCGCTCTCGGCATCCGGCGCTCTGAACGTCACGATCCCGGCGGATGCCGCGCTCGGTGCACACCGGATCGCGGTCTACGCGGCCGACGGCACGCTGCTCGGGTGGGCGGACATCCGCATCACGGCGGCATCCGGCGGTCTGGCGGCCACGGGAGCGGAGCTGCCCATCGCAGCGATCGCGCTCGCGCTGATGCTGCTGACGGCGGGTGGCATCGCCGTCGGTCGGCGCCGACGCACCGCCTGA
- a CDS encoding ABC transporter permease → MSLAHIGTVARLELTQRLRSVSWYVLLGVFALVLLGITGLAFAVYSWGDAVGAGVYSIVVNIVLLLVVLVSPTLSGNAINGDRDAATLAAVQVTAVSTGDIMIGKLVAAIATGGAFLVVALPFLAFSLLGGGANAAVLLVSLLVLAVEIVVVAAIGVGLSGLLARPLFSVATTYLVVSVLVIGTLIVFLLGGMAVRGEATSYHRPYDSSGNVDCERWESNSYEVPRFDLVWWALAANPFVVLADATPTELSADGYPVDLFGQIKYGVRSAQLSPLEQRWDECDPSGGVTGRTPQEVLDSTVPSWFVGLGVQLVIAGSLFAGAWARTRTPARRLPPGTRIA, encoded by the coding sequence ATGAGTCTCGCGCACATCGGCACCGTCGCCCGCCTCGAGCTGACCCAGCGCCTGCGCAGCGTCAGCTGGTACGTCCTCCTCGGGGTGTTCGCGCTCGTCCTGCTCGGCATCACCGGGCTCGCGTTCGCCGTGTACTCCTGGGGTGACGCCGTCGGAGCCGGGGTCTACTCGATCGTCGTCAACATCGTCCTGCTGCTGGTGGTGCTGGTCTCGCCGACGCTCAGCGGCAACGCGATCAACGGCGACCGCGATGCCGCGACGCTCGCCGCGGTCCAGGTCACCGCCGTCTCGACCGGCGACATCATGATCGGCAAGCTCGTCGCCGCCATCGCGACGGGCGGCGCGTTCCTCGTCGTGGCGTTGCCGTTCCTCGCGTTCTCCCTGCTCGGCGGCGGAGCGAACGCCGCCGTCCTGCTCGTCTCCCTCCTCGTCCTCGCGGTGGAGATCGTCGTGGTCGCCGCGATCGGCGTGGGACTGAGCGGACTGCTCGCGCGTCCGCTGTTCTCGGTCGCGACGACCTACCTCGTCGTGTCGGTGCTCGTGATCGGCACGCTCATCGTCTTCCTCCTCGGCGGGATGGCGGTGCGCGGCGAGGCGACCAGCTATCACCGTCCGTACGACTCTTCCGGGAACGTCGACTGCGAGCGCTGGGAGAGCAACAGCTACGAGGTGCCGCGGTTCGATCTCGTCTGGTGGGCGCTCGCCGCCAACCCGTTCGTGGTGCTCGCGGATGCGACCCCGACCGAGCTCTCCGCCGACGGCTACCCCGTCGACCTGTTCGGGCAGATCAAGTACGGGGTGCGCAGCGCGCAGCTGTCACCCCTCGAGCAGCGCTGGGACGAGTGCGATCCGAGCGGTGGCGTCACCGGTCGGACACCGCAGGAGGTCCTCGACTCGACCGTGCCGAGCTGGTTCGTCGGGCTGGGAGTGCAGCTCGTCATCGCCGGCTCCCTGTTCGCCGGGGCGTGGGCGCGCACCCGCACGCCGGCGCGACGGCTTCCGCCGGGCACCCGCATCGCCTGA
- a CDS encoding ABC transporter ATP-binding protein: protein MTGIVVEVVSRAFGTVQAVRAATLRAEPGRVTGLVGPNGAGKTTLLLMLASLLAPDTGRISIGGVDPSVDPLAARRRLGWMPDALGAWPSLTARETIVTTARLYDMPKPEAATRAEQLLALVGLGDLADAPAKVLSRGQKQKLGLARALVHDPQVLLLDEPASGLDPEARVHLRVLLRRFAAEGRTVLISSHILSELEEVVDDAVFLVAGSVVDAAPAQASVRAWRVRLAGATPERMNADAWQVASLLGLAPESLGSDRGAVLVGFTDDDGAAQALRRLVEAGLPVAEFAPAQSALEHTFLNLPQTPAGTEAGA from the coding sequence ATGACCGGAATCGTCGTGGAAGTCGTCAGCAGAGCATTCGGGACGGTTCAGGCCGTGCGGGCGGCCACCCTCCGCGCGGAGCCGGGGCGCGTCACCGGACTCGTGGGGCCGAACGGCGCGGGCAAGACCACGCTGCTTCTGATGCTCGCCTCCCTGCTTGCTCCCGACACCGGCCGGATCAGCATCGGCGGCGTCGACCCCTCCGTAGACCCGCTCGCCGCTCGACGGCGACTGGGGTGGATGCCGGATGCGCTCGGCGCCTGGCCGTCGCTCACCGCCCGCGAGACCATCGTCACGACGGCTCGCCTCTACGACATGCCGAAGCCCGAGGCGGCGACCCGCGCGGAGCAGCTGCTGGCGCTCGTCGGGCTCGGCGACCTCGCCGATGCACCCGCGAAGGTGCTCTCCCGCGGACAGAAGCAGAAGCTGGGCCTCGCCCGCGCCCTGGTGCACGACCCCCAGGTGCTGCTGCTCGACGAACCGGCATCCGGTCTCGATCCCGAGGCGCGTGTGCACCTGCGGGTCCTGCTGCGCCGTTTCGCGGCGGAGGGCCGCACGGTCCTGATCTCCAGCCATATCCTCTCCGAGCTGGAGGAGGTCGTCGACGATGCGGTGTTCCTCGTCGCCGGGTCGGTCGTCGACGCGGCCCCGGCCCAGGCGTCGGTGCGCGCATGGCGGGTCCGCCTCGCCGGAGCGACGCCGGAGCGGATGAACGCCGACGCCTGGCAGGTCGCCTCCCTGCTGGGCCTCGCTCCCGAGTCGCTCGGATCCGACCGCGGCGCCGTCCTGGTCGGCTTCACCGACGACGACGGCGCGGCCCAGGCGCTGCGCCGCCTCGTCGAGGCCGGGCTCCCGGTGGCGGAGTTCGCCCCCGCGCAGAGCGCGCTCGAACACACGTTCCTGAACCTCCCGCAGACCCCGGCCGGAACGGAGGCAGGCGCATGA
- a CDS encoding YccF domain-containing protein, with the protein MRTILNIIWVILAGWALFLGYILAGVLLCIPIITIPWAIASFRIARYAIWPFGREVVSKPTAGVGSFLGNVLWVILAGWWLAIGHIISGIALCITIIGIPMGIADFKMVPVSLMPLGKEIVSTRRGAFDRTLGS; encoded by the coding sequence ATGCGCACGATCCTCAACATCATCTGGGTGATCCTGGCGGGATGGGCTCTGTTCCTCGGCTACATCCTGGCCGGCGTCCTGCTGTGCATCCCGATCATCACGATCCCGTGGGCGATCGCCTCGTTCCGCATCGCGCGGTACGCGATCTGGCCGTTCGGCCGCGAGGTCGTCAGCAAGCCGACCGCCGGCGTCGGGTCGTTCCTGGGCAACGTGCTCTGGGTGATCCTCGCGGGCTGGTGGCTCGCGATCGGGCACATCATCTCGGGTATCGCGCTGTGCATCACGATCATCGGCATCCCGATGGGCATCGCCGACTTCAAGATGGTCCCGGTCTCGCTGATGCCGCTCGGCAAGGAGATCGTCTCCACCCGCAGGGGCGCGTTCGACCGTACGCTCGGATCCTGA